GAAGCTCCATGATTAACAGACTCACAtcacatatatatttaattgacaGACCCACATTTCTTTCTAATTTGTCCATTGCTGCCTGTAAGTATCCCAAGGTTGCTCATCTTTACCATTGATGATGCGAAATCAGCTGAGAAAAGATATGAATTTGAGCTGTAGGCAGTAACCATTGCAGCAGTCTTGGAATCCCCCATGAGAGCTTGATCAGATTCAAGAAGGCCAGTTCTGTTCACGAGGTTCACATAATAAGCATTGTCAAATCGGTATGTGCTTGCAGAGTCAAGAGGAGCAAGTTTGCTGTTTGATGCATCCTTATTTGGACACGTGCCCTGTAAGTTTGCCACGGCCGAAGAATCAAGTGTGGGGTCAGGCTTGCCGGTGCCTTTGAAGTCGAAGAGCCTCCTCTTGAAGGAGAAGCACTGAGCAAAACCTATGGTGTGTGCCCCTGTAATAGacgaaaaacaaattaattgtttgtgccaaaaatattagaaattagtttaaaaaagcCTTCTGCTCTGTTCCTTGGGTTGGTGTTATCGCCAAAAATTTGGTCGTCAAAAACCTGAGCTTAGGCTCAATACATGTATAGATTGCAAGCATATATATGGCGACAATACGTGGCCATCTAAAAGGATAAGAGTCACAGATTTCGTCGCCGATTTAAGCTCTATGGTTTGAGCAAGAACACCACTCTATTGACTAGCttaaaatagagagagagagagagagagagagagataaccAGAGAAAGCGAAGATGACAAGAACCTGAGAGGACTACAACATCCTTAATGTCAAGACCCTTTGATGCGAACTTAGCAGTGATGTTTTCTAGTGGTTCAAATGGTGATGGCAATTGTTCATTAGCTGCCTTCTCACTTGCAGTCAATCCATCTAGCCCGCCCAATGAAAGAGGATAATAAGGCCCTCCTGACTGAAACAGGTGAATGAAGTAAACACATAAATCAGAAATTTAGAGCAAATAGAAAATGCTCTGCAATGAATGAACATGGCCAATGTCAATACCAGAAGGACAGATTCTCTTGCTGCAAGAGCcaatatatcaacacatgaAACAGTTGATGGGCAAGCCTTTTCAACATCTGCTTTGATGCTTTCAATGACTTCATATCCTCTAGCTGAATTGCGGTTGGGAAGAGCATTCTTCTCTCCCCTGAAATTAATTGTGTCGTCCAGAAGTACGGAAGCATCGCAGCCCTGTGTTACACACGAAATACCATaactttaattcaaaacaaagaagTTTACGTGTCGTGGGAGTGGAGTAACAGACTGAATTCTAAATTTTCCGCTACAGAAAAAAGGCATGCACCCACAGACAGGAAACTCAATAACACCAAGCTCATAGATCTTCTGGTTAGACAAATTAAACCTTGTTAAAACACTCCCATcccatgttttgattttttaatcgttTTTGATTTAATTCGAGGAAACTAGCAGAGGATAGCATCCGATTAAAGAACCCAACTAGTATACAGAGCACAGCCGACTGGTGGGCACCCAAATCTATTTAGTGGGCTGTCTTATTCAAGGTTGAACAAGGAATTTGAACCTTCTGGGCCCGAAGGACGAAAACATTGGATCTCTCCCATTTTGGTTAAAAACTGTCCTTTGCATGGGACCTAGCCTTTTCAACATCTGCTTTGTAAAAACAGACCACCTAGCAAGAGAGAAATGTGGTTGAGTAAAAGAGAAATAGCTTTACATTTACAAAGCAGTCGTGGAAATGCAATCGAAGGAGGGATGCGGCTATTCTGGTGTCATTCTTGAAAGCAGCCCAGACACCATACTTGACAATCATTCCCAAACGAGGGCATGAGCTATCATAGTAATTATAGTTGTAATTGTAATCAATCTGACCATTAGAAGAAGGGAAAGAAGTGACTAGGTGAAGCAAAGACAGGTAAAGAAGAGCAAGAATGGTGGAGTATGAGAAGCGTGTGATAGCCATTAGCATGCGAGTGTGAAGAAGTTTGTGCGATGCTGATTGTGATGACCTATAATGGGGGGGACCTTGTGCTGATTTATATGGAAAACAGAGGAGAGTCGAAGAGAATTCATTGGGTGAGCTAGGAAAGTGGAAAAACCACCATGACTGTTTAGAGTGGGCAGTGCAGAGTGAGATTACATTAGCAATGGTCCTTCACGCTTGTTTTCATCTATATATTAATAAGCAATGACGTGTTATCGTATATCTATTTGAGacagtataattattttatatatatagatcacGAGAAATCATCATATCAATCGTTATAAAAAggaataatgattaaaaaataatgtcattaataataataataataataataataataaaggctATTGATGGTGGTGcaggaaaaatataataataaaaaacataacaatgatatattttaaaaaaattgtactcTCATCGTAGAAGATGACggcaataataaaaaaataaaaaaaatcggcACCCACCATTCTTcactattgtttttttcccatactagttaagaaaatattgattatttaGATCACAAAAAAAGCaggtaaatattatattaaagagAGAATATACTCTCCCTCCATTATTATCAGAGAGTACAATCATTCACCGAACATTACTTAAAAAACCTTCGACAACTGACGGAGGCCGCTTAGCCTATGAACTTGGACGATTATATTTAAGCACTTTGTTAGGATCTGATTTGCCATGGGCACTGCACAAGCTGGACCACTACTTGACGGCTCAGAAACATTCATATAACGCCGTACGCATGCTCATATAACTCCAGAGACTGACCTAATCATGCACTTGCATGCTGATATGTTTGCAGCTtcatagaagaaaagaaactctTCTGTCATATTCATTTGAGTACTTGTGTTCCAGTTAATAGCACTATCAAACTGAACTTGTTCTAATAATCAGCAAATACAGAACCCATTATCGACAAGAATGCTTGTTTTATCTTAGCTAAAAACCAGAGATGTTCTGCGTTATTAATTGAGAAgccattgatttttcttcatatCCTATGAAGTGCTCTTCCCTGGCGGAAAGGTGagaattaaagaaagaattaaGCATCCCAAAGCATTCATCTATACACGTGCatctttaatttgaagaaaaaataactaattaaattgtGACTAGGATCTCATATTGAGAGAGGACGTGACAATGAGTTCAAGGCCAAGTCAACTTGTAAAGAGATAAGATACCAAAGACACTACTATATTCTGTATATCAAGTCAGTAATTTAGGGGAGAAAGTGCAAGTGACCACTTAGTGGAAGCAAGATTAAGATATGTATACCAGCACCTTCGAAAGTGTATGACATTGTTTATTACAGATATCTCCTTCATGACAAGACGATGTTATACAGGAACAAGAAAACGAATTCCATTGGATGAAGATGCACAGGGAAGTTTTATTCTTGGGAGCTAGTTTGTGTTTGGAAAGATGCATTAGCGTCCGTGTTTATATGGGTTTGTGCATACAGAGACTTGCATATAACGATCGAtggttattatttttcattttaaagtttAGATTAATAGGTTATAAGttgatcttatatatatatttttttcccatttcttCTTTAATGTGGGATTTTAAACTATCACATATATACTCAACAAATCTCCTCCCTCGTATGTAAGTTTGATACATATATTTAAACACAATCCCTCTCCCGTGGAAGTATTTGACGATTCGAGTGCGATACCCAAAGCTTTCTTTTACCTAACCATGGAGAAGCAAACACAACCATAGGAGTCTAACCATAATTGCCACTTGTTTCAAGCCGAACCATCGGCTCTATTATTACTTTGTTAGGAAGTTGTTTGTGTTCGAGAAGATGTATGGGTCTTTGTGCTTGCATGCACCGAGCAAGCCCGTTTAAGGACTTACATATAACGATAAACACCatttcaaacttaaaaattatgaatgtGATCAGTATAGATGCACTCTTGACACTCGATTAGTTATATgttatattgattttgtttatataaatatatttaattgttaataaaagtttatttatttttaatattcattaaatatttgattaatgaatctagaataaaaatgaagataagattattataattataagattcatATTACATCAAAACATTTCCTAACTATTCATAAATGCTCTATTAAGAATattgaacattaattagagttgttaaaattgatatatattatgtgttttttctttataaaacgAAATAGTTGTTCTCATAAGATGAGATATAAGgggatacctaaaactaatatataggtgttTGTCAGATGAtatgtacactgaactgacccACATAAGAATTTCATATAGAAAGATCACATGTGTCTATGAAAATGCTCATATGGctattgtgtaagtgatccttataCTTGAGaacactaagttatcttatatagaaatttttatatttcGATACTACTACTATATGTTGTCCTAATTAAGGGTAATAAACAAGaagatattgggtataacatgaacattatgaaggtatttgagtaatcaacaAATGATTCATGACCCTGGATAATTAGGAAAAATGATTAatatattctcaaatagtattgattgtaaatccttgcgtaaggtggaataagatttgaaaagagtttgaAATCTTATTCAAGtaatcaatgactatggtgttgagaacaaacatgatttgacaaagTAGACACATTTTatgctataatatctaaattagaacattattgatgaaaagataataattacaatgaaaaattgattactaagaggttaagtcaaatcattACGTGGTGCAGCGACAAATAGTCACTGGGAAGAGCAGCGACATCAATGGCTGCATCGGCGGTGGGCAGTGTGCCCACTACTAACAACAACCAATGAGAAAGAAGAGATAAGGtgcaaaattacaattttatcccTGGAGCCTTCCTTAGGGTTTTTAGGTTATAACTACAATTATACCCTTAAACTTTATACCTAATTACATTACAGTGTTGGtgtgttaaattttaaatttacccCTATATCTTTAGGCTTATTATAATATGGTTTTAGAATGTAAATTATGACTTTACCATGCAACTTATATCTAAATACATCCAGGGTATTGTGGATAGAATTATGATTATATCCCtgcatatataaaattttgattttatattaaaattgaaacctaaattaaattaattataaaattaattttcctaataggattaggattgaattaaaatttttaattcatttttttgagttttgtaATATCCTAATAGGAttagaatttaaataatatgtttatataaataatatttagaaattgtttttttctaaaatatagaGAGTTTttaagctaaatttttttatttaattgattctaAAATAGTTCggatattaataagaattttaatatgattaattttcttattaaattttgaaaattgttttcaaagaaaTCTTGTGTTatgtaaaatttattatgtttgttaaattatcaaattagatttgatttaatatttataagtgttagaaatattttttaaaaattacatataaaaccaataattagaattgaagcatgCAATGTGTTTATTTATGCATATTAATGTGTTATTATGCATGATGGACATTAAAGACCAATGTGGTTgtgttttttatggttgaatattttcatattaaataggATTTGTGTATCCTacctcttctttatttttctgctggggttgtaaattttttttccatctaatTCCTCTCGAATGTAACTTGAAGTTTCTTATacaattatataaatgttatgtaatttaTAAATGCATTTAATCCTAGATGAAGAAAGAATGGTGAAAAGGCTACAACTGTGGTGCTCGCAAATGACTTATGAAGATTTGCAACAACTATTTAGGTTTTTACCATCTAATCCTTGTCAATGACCCAAGAGACTTAGTTTAGATACATCCATAATCATCTAATTAGAATAGCATGCTAGGGTGTatgttcatatataattattatgtatGATATATCATTAATGTCATGGAATGAGacctaattaaaataataaattcctcattaatatattaagtacatgttgagaacatgatttgttgccttttgattttatatgcataaaaccaAAGTTCTATTTATGGAGGATTTTTGGGCTACTCAAGGTTACTATTAATCGAATatgtttaatgctataaaaCTGGGTCCTACTTATGTCACGGtttttttatctgaattttGAGTCCATTTTCAGAAATCTAGGAGCGGTGTCGTAAGGATACCCCACCTACACTAAGCTCAGaacataaatatcataaaataaattatataaggaTTTTGCAATGTTTCAAtatctttcaaaatattatattcttcaaaatcaataaaatcaacaacACTTTAAAATTTCCCATCATCAGATAAAGCTAAACAAATAATCCAATATACTTATTATATTTGTCAatatccaaacttaattaaaataatgtaatagTGGAACATTTAAgacatctaataaaaaaaactaaaaagaaagccTCACAGAACAAGCAAGATATACCGATCAAATTTGAAGAAGCAAGAATACTCAACAAAGTCCACCTGCTaacagaaactaagaacctaaataatattaaaaatgagagATGAATTCAACCAACTTTGTGAGGGAATAACATTTAACATGCATCTtaaatattaatagtttgcaagttgatatatcttgatataaatatacatactaAGCATATTAACATAAAGTAGTGGACtacatgtcagagatcagatgacacCTAAAGGTGATCACAGTGGAAGGATCAATCACCACAAGCCGGTGCCTCACTCACCAGCCAGGTATATAGAATATTATGTGCACATAGACTAACTACTCTCTGTTAGCATGTAGTTACTGATAAGTATATCGATATCGAGACATAATAGATACTCATATAATTACCAAAGCAATGTATATCTTATTGAAtataatttagttaaataaaatacGAGTTCAAATTCAAGAATGGATGAGGACTCGGAAaataaagcaatatatataaatattcaagaaattaactagttatactcatcatataatcaacatacatatttatttatcttacatacatattaaagattatctcaCTCATCggaaaatgaaagcaaaaaacaaacagatgCACAACCAAAGACTATTAAAGATCATTAGGAGGAATGCCAGCATAACCTATAAAGGATacgaaaaacactaaaaaatgacttgaagcaaagaaacataaaaagattaaaaactcTAATCTTAGAGACCAAAATGTAAATATAAAGCTGAACTGATTCAATCAATTGATCCCGAACATAACCCAAATGAATCGAACCCAACAGACTTGATAAAACTCTATTATTGAGTTACTTAGTTGACCAAAATTAACAACTAGTCGATCGCTATCAAAGGCCAATCGGTAACAATAAACAAATCGATctatcaatttagaaaaagcGGTTGACCGATTGATCGGAATTCTCAGAATCATGATTTGTCAATATTTAAATCTATAGATTACACAAAAACATAACATGTTCTTCAACAACTCATGATTcctgtcataacctatttttgagTTATTCTCTAAACTTtacccttttccttttaaaataaaaaataataaataaataataatagtaagaGGACTAATGATGTGGCACAAGCTGGCTGAAGAAGATCCTAGGTACATATAGAAATATCAGGCTGaaaattttagataaatttgGAGCATAATTATACCCCGTTGTACCTAAGACTGGAGAGACAatacaaattcaaggtcaaattaaatgattattcgatgaatctacataaaaattaagtccatgatataattagatttttaataggccaatttgatttaatcatgggccaaattaaaagtttaattatgtttaagaattgatttggatcaaattaaaagatttaattcagtgcaaaaacttaattatactttaaataagtcaatttaaatttaacagATACTTAATTGGTAaacaaattaagtttgggagcctaatttgagcttaattgagaagattgacaTTTTAGAGGACCaaccttaatttttataaagtcaATTGTTTCAAATCAGGGGTAAACTTGAAGGAAAATTAGAAGTTTAAGGTCaattgagggttaaattgaagaaattcacagtcAAAGACCTTTCTGAAAAAGCACAGAACTTTGGGAACTAAATTGATCGAaattaggggtgaaattaaagagACTTTAAGTTTAATGCTAAATGAAAagtcaatttgcataaatccaaaaccaagcaccaaaatgaaaaaaagcgCTGAAACTCAAtgcaaaattgcataaaattaaaagttctaGGCCAATCAAAAGTGTGATTATAGGAATCAAAAGTCGaatgactaaattaaattttggtcaaatccctaaattaaaaccctaaaatccCAAACGAcacattttcatttaaataaatgacacattttgtccaaaacaacactgttttttttacctaaagagtaacaaaaaaaagaaccatATGACATGTCATCTGATTattgttcatcatcttcttttttttttttttttgctagaaaagCTGTTAGGATGACTACTTTTCAGgggcatttaatgcttcatctctTCACCAAACTTGACAAAACATGCACCACCATGATGGCCTAACATTTGACCATACCCCGATATGGTTCTTTTTGGCTGATTGACACCATATCGACAATGACGTTGGCCCAAATAGTCCAACTCAAACAACCTTTAACTGTCGAATTTGACAGTTCATGATGACCACTTTAAGCTAACGGTTAAGATCCTTCCGGGTTgaatcaagggccaagatttgtctccaataaaaataaaatattccttTTTCACCctctataaataggggtggatttCATGCATTGAGGGGGGAGAAGTCAGAGGCCAAAGTTTGAAAAACATAAGCtctttctcagtttttttcttattctctaTGCAagtctcttcctcctctctctACCGCTTCATCAACCGCCGCCACCTTAGCACCACCGTGAACAACAACAACCCAACCTCCTTTATCAACTCATCTTCTCACCGACAACAAGAGCAACCACTGTAAGATTCTCCCTCTCCCTCATAAGTTTCTTCTTCCAGCAATAAAAACCAGCCCCTTTGTCGGCAACAACTTTAACCCCACTGTGAGCCGCCAACACTTCTACCGTCCTCATGCTAGACCAGTGACGACAACTGTAACCCCTGCACCAAGTGAGCTTCTTTCTCTCCTTCCCTCACTTTCCCCAACGACATGTAACCTCTCAAGTTGCATATAGAATGTAAACATTGATTCACGTTCTGCAAAACAATTAACTTATAATCTGGGTTGGTCTCACTTCAGCCCAGCTTGTACGACCGGGCCGGATCCAGcccactttaaaaaaaagaaatatgttaGGTTGATAGTTAGCCCCACCCAAACGAGTCGAGCTAGACTCGTTCTAACCCAGCCTAGATGGCTGAGCCAGGTTCAGCCcaacatatatttaataaaataacaacaacaacaacaataacaacaacaacaacaacaacaataatattaaaatattaaaaaaagaatttcaagttTTCCAAagggcattttaaaaatattcgtATGTTTTTCCTATAATTTTGCATCATATCGGGTTGTAGAATACTGTAAGATACGgacccgatattaaaaaaatactcggTTTCctctaaaacttcaaaaaaataaaaaaaattaaagaataaatattcatttaaaataaaacaaaaaaatattttgtttttgtgcatacgaccaaatcctaaaggtttttcatgcatattttctaagaaaaaattacattgttatcattttaaaaagaatgcAAAAATAGATTtagtaaccagtttatgattatctgttagggtttggccaaaatacaaaaaaaaaaaccataattattttgttatttggaATGCTAGGACTTAGTTAtatccaagaaataaataagtttgACCCTTATAATGATTAGGATTTAACCTAATAAAATAGAGACTTTCTCACGAAATGAGATTTACTTTGAACATTAGATAAGATCAATGGACAGAAACACaacttagaataacaatcaaacaacaatgcaggtTACATTAGGTAGGGTACACTGAGAGTGATGCGTCTTCTCCTTACACGACCAGTCCCTTACCTGGACTTTCACGGACcattaggtttcctagtaaccataatactaggtggcgactcctaaaccTCATAATTATAATCTTATGATTAAATCTAAAACCCTATTTTTACACACATCTCAGGAGACAGACTCGTTGTTCGAGATGTTGTACACATCGCAACACTTTCAATTATCTAATCAATTTGTTTTAGGCCAACTAACACCCTAATGCTTCAATTAAATCTCTTAAATCATTCAATcatcaaatcataataaaaatcctAACTCTTTTTAAAACCTTCCGCAATCAATCCCTAATCAAGAATAACAATAAGGAATGAGATACTTACTTGTTTTTCAACCTTTATGCAAACCAAAACTTTAAGTTCAAAACTGATTTCTTGGTGTATATAGGAGTAAGTCACgataaaagagaggagaaaagcaaattctctataatagtggtCAGGCACAAATCGCCTCCTTGTAAGGGATTTCATCTCATCCCAAGTATCAACTTGGATATCATAATTCCTCTTGTAGTTTGTCACTAACTGATCCCACCATATAATGACATAATTagtaaaaacaatcacaacaagCTTGACTTTCTTGGGCTCTGAATAATTATGACACTAAAAAATCCACTCCACcttcttctttcattctaaaTAAACTTCTAGAGCATTTTTTCCCTGAAAAGCTGATATTTTCAACTTAATTGTACCTAAATCTCCACCTAAGTCAGCATTATGGCCCTGGTACCAATAATTACCCCTCTAACCAAAATTATCACCATATCTTTCCTTACAAACTGATAATTTCGTTGTTATCCAAACGTTCCCCATATCTCACAAACGCATCTTTAAAATTAACATCACTCATGTATGCATTATCAGTTACAAACTCATTCATATTAGTGTTAACTCGTATAACAGCTCTCTTAACATTAAATTATCTTCGTTCAGACCTAATTTGAACCCTATCATGATGATTAACACGTTTTCTCTCT
The DNA window shown above is from Populus trichocarpa isolate Nisqually-1 chromosome 4, P.trichocarpa_v4.1, whole genome shotgun sequence and carries:
- the LOC18097825 gene encoding peroxidase 10, with the translated sequence MLMAITRFSYSTILALLYLSLLHLVTSFPSSNGQIDYNYNYNYYDSSCPRLGMIVKYGVWAAFKNDTRIAASLLRLHFHDCFVNGCDASVLLDDTINFRGEKNALPNRNSARGYEVIESIKADVEKACPSTVSCVDILALAARESVLLSGGPYYPLSLGGLDGLTASEKAANEQLPSPFEPLENITAKFASKGLDIKDVVVLSGAHTIGFAQCFSFKRRLFDFKGTGKPDPTLDSSAVANLQGTCPNKDASNSKLAPLDSASTYRFDNAYYVNLVNRTGLLESDQALMGDSKTAAMVTAYSSNSYLFSADFASSMVKMSNLGILTGSNGQIRKKCGSVN